Proteins co-encoded in one Marinitoga sp. 38H-ov genomic window:
- a CDS encoding amidohydrolase yields MKKLLKNGYVLMSADADIKKMDILIDNGIIAELSENIILDEVEVYDLNNKLIIPGFINSHTHLAMSLFRGIGDDLTLQEWLFNEMFPREDLLNDDLTYYGSLISILEMLSKGVTTVVDMYLFMKGTAEAVKNTGIRAFLTRGLGYDNEDGWKRRIDETKYLFENYHNKYNIKIGFGPHAPYTCPMNKLEEVALLTKEYETFTTIHLYESINERDMYKFEDIEKTGLFKNNVIAAHCIHVDENDMKILSRNEVAVAHNPSSNLKLGNGVAPILDMLKHEINITLGTDGAASNNTLNIWEEMRLASLLQKSNGPEKFKTEEALRMVWENGGYALNEKIGRIEEEYKADLAIIDLNNFEMYPVDINRLKSHLVYSPVNRVYSTMVNGEWVYFNGEYPKLKENDYFEIFHKYYFELEKKFRKGE; encoded by the coding sequence ATGAAAAAGCTATTGAAAAATGGATATGTATTAATGAGCGCAGATGCTGATATAAAAAAAATGGATATTTTAATAGATAATGGAATTATAGCTGAATTATCTGAAAATATAATTTTAGATGAGGTTGAAGTATATGATTTAAATAATAAATTAATAATACCAGGATTTATTAATTCTCATACACATTTAGCTATGAGTTTGTTTCGAGGAATAGGGGATGATTTAACTTTACAAGAATGGCTTTTTAATGAGATGTTTCCTCGAGAAGACTTATTAAATGATGATTTAACATATTATGGATCATTAATCTCAATTCTTGAGATGTTATCAAAAGGTGTAACAACAGTTGTAGATATGTACCTATTTATGAAAGGAACTGCTGAAGCGGTAAAAAATACTGGTATAAGAGCATTTTTAACAAGAGGATTAGGATATGATAATGAAGATGGGTGGAAAAGGAGAATAGATGAAACAAAATATTTATTTGAAAATTATCATAATAAATATAATATAAAAATAGGGTTTGGGCCTCACGCACCATATACTTGCCCTATGAATAAACTTGAAGAAGTAGCTCTATTAACAAAAGAATATGAAACTTTTACAACAATTCACTTGTATGAATCAATTAATGAAAGAGATATGTATAAATTTGAAGATATTGAAAAAACAGGGTTGTTTAAGAATAATGTAATAGCAGCACATTGTATACATGTTGATGAAAATGATATGAAAATACTCTCTAGAAATGAAGTTGCAGTTGCACATAATCCATCAAGTAATTTAAAGTTAGGAAATGGTGTTGCGCCTATATTAGATATGCTTAAACATGAAATAAATATAACTTTAGGAACAGACGGTGCAGCAAGTAATAATACATTAAATATTTGGGAAGAAATGAGATTAGCTTCACTGCTACAAAAGTCAAATGGTCCAGAAAAATTCAAAACTGAAGAAGCACTTAGAATGGTTTGGGAAAATGGAGGATATGCTTTAAATGAAAAAATAGGAAGAATAGAAGAAGAGTATAAAGCGGATTTAGCAATTATTGATTTAAATAATTTTGAAATGTATCCAGTTGACATAAATAGATTGAAATCTCATTTAGTATATTCACCTGTTAATAGAGTATATTCTACAATGGTAAATGGAGAATGGGTATATTTTAATGGTGAATATCCTAAATTAAAGGAAAATGATTATTTTGAAATTTTTCATAAGTATTATTTTGAGTTAGAAAAAAAGTTTAGAAAAGGAGAATAA
- a CDS encoding alpha/beta hydrolase has product MFLKRFKKTENPKKTFVIVHGLGEHSGRYEFLIERLLDLNYEIITFDLPGHGLSEGKRGHIKNIYKVYDYIEEITPDNFILFGHSLGGLIALRYSEYSNKKPKKLILSSPAVGKLYTPSQKILLMLFGFLKRLTISNGIDPKDICHDDEAIRKYIEDPLVHNKISFGSIKQLFSEAEIAIDEAENLNMPILLQYGEMDRIINVDNWKILSEKLKNAHIQKYKYAKHEVFNEPKYKEAFISNLLEFIEN; this is encoded by the coding sequence ATGTTTTTAAAGAGATTTAAAAAAACAGAAAATCCTAAAAAAACTTTTGTAATAGTACATGGACTTGGAGAGCATTCTGGAAGATATGAGTTTTTAATAGAGAGATTATTGGATTTAAATTATGAAATTATTACCTTTGACTTACCAGGTCATGGCTTGAGTGAGGGAAAAAGAGGTCATATAAAAAATATTTATAAGGTATATGATTATATTGAGGAAATAACGCCAGATAACTTTATATTATTTGGCCACAGTTTAGGTGGTTTAATAGCTTTGAGATATTCTGAATATTCTAATAAAAAGCCCAAAAAGTTAATTTTATCTTCCCCCGCAGTTGGGAAATTATATACTCCTAGTCAAAAAATATTACTTATGCTTTTTGGTTTTTTAAAAAGATTAACAATAAGTAATGGGATTGATCCTAAAGATATTTGTCATGATGATGAGGCAATTAGAAAATATATTGAAGATCCATTAGTTCACAATAAAATATCTTTTGGTTCTATAAAACAATTATTTTCAGAAGCAGAAATAGCAATAGATGAAGCTGAAAATTTAAATATGCCTATATTACTTCAATATGGAGAAATGGATAGAATAATAAATGTTGATAATTGGAAAATATTATCAGAAAAATTAAAAAATGCACATATACAAAAATATAAATATGCTAAACACGAAGTATTTAATGAACCAAAGTATAAAGAAGCATTTATATCTAACCTTTTAGAATTTATTGAAAATTAA
- the rho gene encoding transcription termination factor Rho, producing the protein MGKLNQMSRRQLYNLARKYGIEDYSKLTDHELKFRILSKQTESYGYFFHEGVLEILPDGYGFLRNTHNSLLNGNDDVYVSQSQIKRFNLSTGDIVAGQVRPPKEGEKFFALLRVEAVNYQDPEKARDRISFENLTPVYPNERLQLEYDNSPVSSRIIDIFSPIGKGQRGLIVAPPKAGKTTLLKDIANSISINNPETKRIVLLIDERPEEVTDIRETVDAEVIAAPFDMDPHNQIKVAEMTLNMAKRLVEFGHDVVILMDSLTRLARAYNLYVPPSGKLLSGGVDPSALTFPKKFFGAARRIREGGSLTILATALVETGSKMDEVIFEEFKGTGNMELILSRELSNKRIFPAIDVKLSGTRKEELLFSKDELRYSWILRNWLNNLSTEESLMEVLRLMRKYDNNVKLFKEIEKQKFVD; encoded by the coding sequence ATGGGAAAATTAAACCAAATGTCTAGAAGACAGTTATATAATTTAGCTCGAAAGTATGGAATTGAAGATTATTCAAAACTTACTGATCATGAATTGAAATTTAGAATTTTAAGTAAGCAGACAGAGTCGTATGGTTATTTTTTTCATGAAGGTGTTTTGGAAATATTACCAGATGGATATGGCTTTTTAAGAAATACACATAATTCTCTTTTAAACGGAAATGATGATGTATACGTGTCTCAATCACAAATAAAAAGATTTAATTTATCAACTGGAGATATTGTTGCAGGGCAAGTTAGACCACCCAAGGAAGGAGAAAAATTTTTTGCTTTACTTAGAGTAGAGGCTGTAAATTATCAAGATCCTGAAAAAGCTAGAGATAGAATTTCTTTTGAAAATCTTACGCCAGTTTACCCTAATGAAAGGCTTCAATTAGAGTATGACAATTCTCCTGTAAGTTCAAGAATTATAGATATTTTTTCTCCAATTGGTAAAGGACAAAGAGGACTTATTGTAGCACCTCCCAAAGCAGGAAAAACTACATTATTAAAGGATATTGCAAATTCTATTTCTATAAATAATCCTGAAACAAAAAGGATAGTATTATTAATTGATGAGAGGCCTGAAGAAGTTACTGATATACGGGAAACTGTAGATGCTGAGGTTATTGCTGCGCCATTTGATATGGATCCCCATAATCAAATAAAGGTTGCTGAAATGACATTAAATATGGCAAAAAGACTTGTTGAATTTGGACATGATGTTGTTATTTTAATGGATTCATTAACTAGATTAGCTAGAGCATATAATTTATATGTGCCACCAAGTGGTAAATTGTTAAGCGGAGGTGTCGATCCATCAGCTTTGACATTTCCTAAAAAATTTTTTGGTGCTGCTCGTAGAATAAGAGAAGGTGGTAGTTTAACCATTTTAGCGACTGCATTAGTTGAAACTGGATCTAAAATGGATGAAGTAATTTTTGAAGAATTTAAAGGTACGGGTAATATGGAATTAATTCTTTCAAGAGAATTATCTAATAAACGTATATTCCCTGCAATTGATGTTAAATTATCTGGAACAAGAAAAGAAGAATTATTATTTAGTAAAGATGAATTAAGATATTCATGGATCTTAAGAAATTGGTTGAATAATTTATCAACCGAAGAATCATTAATGGAAGTTTTAAGGCTTATGAGAAAATACGATAATAATGTTAAATTGTTTAAAGAAATAGAAAAACAAAAATTTGTAGATTAA
- the rplQ gene encoding 50S ribosomal protein L17, whose product MRHRVKINKLSRYASHRKALLKNLAREVFEHGSIITTTAKAKAVRPLVEKILTKAIEANTTDNKDRSVALRRQINRYFNDKRFTNKVVDEIAKVYVERNRTSGYTRILKIGFRRGDAAEISLLQLVETAEKKEEK is encoded by the coding sequence ATGAGACATAGAGTGAAAATAAATAAATTAAGCAGATATGCTTCGCATAGGAAAGCATTATTAAAGAACTTAGCTAGAGAAGTATTTGAACATGGAAGTATTATAACAACTACAGCAAAAGCAAAGGCTGTAAGACCATTAGTTGAAAAAATATTGACAAAAGCTATAGAAGCAAATACAACTGATAATAAAGATAGAAGTGTTGCATTAAGAAGACAAATTAATAGATACTTCAATGATAAAAGATTTACAAATAAAGTTGTAGATGAAATTGCTAAAGTTTATGTAGAAAGAAATAGAACAAGTGGTTATACAAGAATTTTAAAAATAGGTTTCAGAAGAGGAGATGCTGCTGAAATATCTTTGTTGCAATTGGTAGAAACTGCTGAGAAAAAAGAAGAAAAATAA
- a CDS encoding DNA-directed RNA polymerase subunit alpha, protein MDFVKPEKMILESLEESSNLEYKYGRFVLSPLERGYAVTIGNALRRVLLSSIPGLAITKIRIPGKLHEFDVIEGVQEDILEITVNLKKVELKVVDFDNITNIKEPVVLRIEKMGPTEIKAGDIITPAGIEIANPELKIATLNANKKFEMELYATVGKGFVSTSEMDLSKDIEYIYIDGVYSPVIRVNYLTEYVRVGKRTDYDKLILEIWTKKSIDPKEALIKATKILIEHFNIIYSSWKSEDLELAEPEGDNLEVEVSTYIEENVETVEEEFKGVSIEILETKIDELDLSKRAKNCLKREKIHTVRDILKKDPEELMRIKNFGKKSLDEIRKELIEKFQLDYDEIQKGGA, encoded by the coding sequence ATGGATTTTGTAAAACCAGAAAAAATGATATTAGAATCTTTAGAAGAATCGTCAAATTTAGAATACAAATATGGAAGGTTTGTCTTGTCGCCTTTAGAAAGAGGATATGCTGTTACAATAGGTAACGCATTAAGAAGAGTATTATTATCCTCAATTCCAGGGTTAGCAATAACAAAAATAAGAATTCCTGGAAAATTACATGAATTTGATGTTATTGAAGGCGTTCAAGAAGATATTTTAGAGATAACAGTTAATTTGAAAAAAGTAGAATTGAAAGTTGTGGATTTTGATAATATTACAAACATAAAAGAACCTGTTGTTTTAAGAATAGAAAAAATGGGTCCTACTGAAATCAAAGCTGGAGATATAATTACTCCAGCAGGAATTGAAATAGCAAATCCAGAATTAAAAATAGCCACATTAAATGCGAATAAAAAATTTGAAATGGAATTATATGCTACAGTTGGAAAGGGTTTTGTTTCAACATCTGAAATGGATTTATCTAAAGATATAGAATATATATATATTGATGGGGTTTATAGTCCAGTTATCAGAGTAAACTATTTAACAGAATATGTTCGTGTTGGAAAAAGAACTGACTATGATAAATTGATTTTGGAAATCTGGACAAAAAAATCTATAGACCCAAAAGAAGCTTTAATTAAAGCTACTAAAATATTAATAGAACATTTTAATATCATTTATTCTTCTTGGAAAAGTGAAGACCTTGAACTTGCTGAACCAGAAGGAGATAATTTAGAAGTTGAAGTTTCTACATATATTGAAGAGAATGTAGAAACTGTTGAGGAAGAGTTTAAAGGCGTAAGTATTGAAATTTTAGAAACAAAAATAGATGAATTAGATTTAAGTAAAAGGGCAAAAAATTGTTTAAAAAGAGAAAAAATTCATACAGTAAGAGATATCCTTAAAAAGGATCCAGAAGAGTTAATGAGAATTAAGAATTTTGGTAAAAAATCATTAGATGAGATTCGAAAGGAATTAATTGAAAAATTCCAATTGGATTATGATGAGATCCAGAAGGGAGGAGCCTAA
- the rpsD gene encoding 30S ribosomal protein S4, whose product MARYIGSLCKLCRREGFKLYLKGERCYSDKCALARRPYAPGQHGKQAKKPTQYGMQLRAKQALKRIYGVLERQFRRYFEEASRKEGNTGENLMRILETRLDNVVYQMGYAVNRRTARQLVRHGHFLVNGRKVDIPSYRVRPGDVIEVKEKSRSILPIKEGIELTQKANRRLDWIEVDYNAFKGTFLRLPTLDEMEVPVDLQAIIELYSK is encoded by the coding sequence ATGGCAAGATATATAGGATCTCTTTGTAAATTATGTAGAAGAGAAGGATTTAAATTATACTTAAAAGGTGAAAGATGTTACTCAGATAAATGTGCTCTTGCAAGAAGACCATATGCACCAGGACAACATGGAAAACAAGCAAAAAAACCTACACAATATGGTATGCAATTAAGGGCAAAACAAGCTTTAAAAAGAATTTATGGTGTATTAGAAAGACAATTTAGAAGATACTTCGAAGAAGCATCAAGAAAAGAAGGAAATACAGGAGAAAACTTAATGAGAATCTTAGAAACAAGATTAGATAATGTAGTATATCAAATGGGTTATGCGGTAAATAGAAGAACAGCTAGACAATTAGTAAGACATGGACATTTCTTAGTAAATGGAAGAAAAGTAGATATTCCTTCATATAGGGTTAGACCAGGAGATGTAATTGAAGTGAAAGAGAAAAGTAGATCAATTTTACCAATTAAAGAAGGTATAGAATTAACACAAAAAGCTAATAGAAGATTAGATTGGATTGAAGTTGATTATAATGCATTTAAAGGAACATTCTTAAGATTGCCAACATTAGATGAAATGGAAGTACCAGTAGATTTACAAGCTATTATCGAGCTTTACTCAAAATAA
- the rpsK gene encoding 30S ribosomal protein S11 → MARRTTTQKKKKISLDKAVVHIQSTFNNTIITLSDPSGNTLLWASGGTAGFSGTKKGTPYASQLAADKIAKEALKFGVKKLDVYVKGPGAGRESAIRTLQAAGLVIENIKDKTPIPHNGCRPKKRKGM, encoded by the coding sequence ATGGCTAGAAGAACAACAACTCAAAAGAAAAAGAAAATATCTCTAGATAAAGCTGTTGTACATATTCAATCCACTTTTAACAATACAATTATTACATTATCAGATCCATCAGGAAATACATTATTATGGGCTAGTGGAGGTACAGCAGGTTTTTCAGGAACAAAAAAAGGTACACCATATGCTTCTCAGTTAGCTGCTGATAAAATTGCTAAAGAAGCATTAAAATTTGGAGTTAAAAAGTTAGACGTTTACGTAAAAGGACCAGGTGCTGGAAGAGAATCAGCAATAAGAACATTACAAGCAGCAGGATTGGTAATTGAAAATATAAAAGATAAAACTCCAATACCTCATAATGGTTGTAGACCAAAGAAAAGAAAAGGAATGTAA
- the rpsM gene encoding 30S ribosomal protein S13, with amino-acid sequence MPRILGVEVPNNKKLFIALTSIYGIGKHRAMEILESTGIDPDKRAKELTDDEISKITHYINEHFLVEGELRQEIQKNISRLIEIGSYRGYRHKNGLPVRGQKTHANARTRKGPRPSKIGKKK; translated from the coding sequence ATGCCACGTATTTTGGGTGTTGAAGTACCAAATAATAAGAAGTTGTTCATTGCTCTTACATCAATATATGGTATAGGAAAACATAGAGCAATGGAAATATTAGAATCAACAGGTATTGATCCTGATAAAAGGGCAAAAGAATTAACAGATGATGAAATCAGTAAAATAACACATTATATCAACGAGCATTTTTTAGTTGAAGGTGAATTAAGACAAGAAATTCAAAAAAATATTTCTAGATTAATAGAAATAGGTTCTTACAGAGGTTACAGACATAAAAATGGATTACCTGTAAGAGGTCAAAAAACACATGCAAATGCTAGAACAAGAAAAGGTCCAAGACCTTCAAAAATCGGTAAGAAAAAGTAA
- the rpmJ gene encoding 50S ribosomal protein L36 has product MRVRASVKKRCEHCRVMRRKGRVWVVCSKNPKHNQRQG; this is encoded by the coding sequence ATGAGAGTACGAGCCTCAGTCAAAAAAAGATGTGAACATTGTAGAGTTATGAGAAGAAAAGGTAGAGTATGGGTAGTATGTTCTAAAAATCCTAAGCATAATCAAAGACAAGGATAA
- the infA gene encoding translation initiation factor IF-1: protein MAKKDDVIVMEGHILESLPNATFRVELDNGHMILAHISGKMRKNFIRLVPGDRVIVEVSIYDLNRGRIIRRERIKRNPSSEEE from the coding sequence GTGGCAAAAAAAGATGATGTTATTGTAATGGAAGGTCATATTTTAGAATCTTTACCGAATGCTACTTTTAGGGTAGAATTAGATAATGGTCATATGATCTTAGCCCACATATCTGGGAAAATGAGAAAAAATTTTATTAGATTAGTTCCTGGAGATAGAGTAATAGTGGAAGTATCTATTTATGATTTAAATAGAGGTAGAATTATTAGAAGAGAAAGAATAAAGAGAAATCCAAGTAGTGAGGAGGAATGA
- the map gene encoding type I methionyl aminopeptidase gives MILIKTQSEVDKMKRAGQQLAILFEKIKDLVVEGSSAYEVEKYVNIYMKEKGFIPTFKGYGGFPYATCISVNEEIVHGFPLKEKVFKSGDIVSIDMGLTLDGYIADAARTFIIGEVSEEVKKLVEITEKSFWIGIEQAIPGNRIGDIGHAIQNYVESFGFSIIKDYVGHGVGRKLHEDPQIPNYGEKGKGPLIRKRMTFAIEPMVSIGDWRVKVLDDGWTAITADKSLSAHYENTIVVTENGPEVLTILE, from the coding sequence ATGATTTTGATAAAGACACAATCTGAAGTTGATAAGATGAAGCGAGCTGGTCAGCAGCTCGCTATCCTGTTTGAAAAAATAAAGGATTTAGTAGTTGAAGGATCTTCTGCTTATGAAGTAGAGAAATATGTAAATATCTATATGAAAGAAAAAGGTTTTATTCCAACTTTTAAAGGATATGGTGGATTTCCATATGCAACATGTATATCTGTTAATGAAGAAATTGTTCATGGATTTCCGTTAAAAGAAAAAGTTTTTAAAAGCGGTGATATAGTCTCTATTGATATGGGTTTAACATTAGATGGTTATATAGCAGATGCCGCAAGAACATTTATTATTGGTGAAGTTAGCGAAGAAGTAAAAAAATTAGTTGAAATTACAGAAAAGTCTTTTTGGATAGGTATTGAACAAGCCATCCCTGGAAATAGAATTGGTGATATTGGCCATGCTATTCAAAATTATGTAGAATCATTTGGTTTTTCTATTATTAAGGATTATGTTGGGCATGGTGTTGGTAGAAAATTACATGAAGATCCTCAAATTCCTAATTATGGGGAAAAAGGTAAAGGACCATTAATTAGAAAGAGAATGACATTTGCAATTGAACCAATGGTTTCAATAGGAGATTGGAGAGTAAAGGTATTAGATGATGGATGGACTGCTATAACAGCTGATAAGTCATTATCTGCTCATTATGAAAATACAATTGTTGTAACTGAAAATGGTCCTGAAGTATTAACAATATTAGAATAG
- a CDS encoding adenylate kinase: protein MSKLNLLFFGPPGAGKGTIAKEVSKHYSIPHISTGDMLREAVASGSELGKKVKSILDNGQLVPDEIMLDVIKDRLVKEDVKKGFILDGFPRTIPQAEALEKILDELNNPITGIIYLEVDEETIVKRITSRRICPKCGKIYNTITLKPKVENICDIDGAELIQRDDDKEEVVRDRYKVYMEKTYPVIEFYKKYNQFFTVDGSGTVEIVTKEVFNILEGIL from the coding sequence ATGAGTAAACTAAATTTATTGTTTTTTGGACCTCCTGGAGCTGGTAAAGGAACAATTGCAAAAGAAGTTTCTAAACATTATAGTATTCCTCATATTTCTACAGGGGATATGCTTAGAGAAGCAGTGGCTTCAGGTAGTGAATTAGGTAAAAAAGTTAAATCAATCCTTGATAATGGACAATTAGTTCCAGATGAAATTATGTTAGATGTAATAAAAGATAGATTAGTAAAAGAAGATGTAAAAAAAGGGTTTATTTTAGATGGATTTCCAAGAACGATACCACAAGCTGAAGCATTAGAGAAAATATTAGATGAACTAAATAATCCTATTACAGGTATAATATATTTAGAAGTAGATGAAGAAACAATTGTTAAAAGAATTACTTCTAGAAGAATATGTCCTAAATGTGGTAAAATATATAATACAATTACATTGAAACCAAAAGTAGAAAATATTTGTGATATTGATGGAGCAGAGTTAATTCAAAGAGATGATGATAAAGAAGAAGTAGTAAGAGATAGATATAAGGTATACATGGAAAAAACTTACCCTGTAATAGAATTTTATAAAAAATATAATCAATTCTTTACAGTAGACGGTAGTGGTACAGTTGAAATAGTTACAAAAGAAGTGTTTAATATATTGGAAGGGATATTATGA
- the secY gene encoding preprotein translocase subunit SecY, translated as MKEAFKNMWKIPELRDRIIFTLLALIAFRVGIYIPIPGIDLARWESFLAGVGGASQGFISFFDVFTGGSLKQFSIFVLSVTPYINASIILQLLSSVIPSLKEMLREGEEGRKKFGKLTRQVTLGLAVLQGFFLSMGVAAYRSANLNYVLFLLISTVSIVAGTMFLLWLGEMITEKGIGNGISVLIFAGIVSRFPQYIASGLVGRLSVFEWVILIIVAIAVVVGTIYLQTSERRINVQYAKRVVGNKIYGGASTYIPIKVNGGGVLPIIFASAIMTLPSMLGSVTGAEWVNRWFGYGTPIYLILYSLLIFFFAYFYNSVVIDPNDISENIKKYGGFIPGIRPGKPTAEYITKTMMRVTFIGAIFLVVISLLPYIIRSASGVNIWIGGTSALIAVGVSLDIMQQIEAHMITRQYEGFMKKGKLRGRR; from the coding sequence ATGAAAGAAGCATTTAAAAATATGTGGAAGATCCCGGAACTCCGGGATCGTATTATATTTACATTATTAGCTTTAATAGCTTTTAGAGTAGGTATATATATTCCAATTCCCGGAATTGATTTGGCTAGATGGGAATCTTTTTTGGCAGGAGTTGGAGGAGCATCACAAGGATTTATTAGCTTTTTTGATGTATTTACTGGAGGATCTTTGAAACAATTCTCCATATTTGTTCTAAGTGTTACTCCATATATTAATGCATCAATTATTTTACAATTATTATCATCTGTAATCCCAAGTTTAAAAGAAATGTTGAGAGAAGGGGAAGAAGGAAGAAAGAAATTTGGAAAACTAACAAGACAAGTTACCTTAGGATTAGCTGTTCTTCAAGGATTCTTCCTATCTATGGGGGTAGCTGCATATAGATCAGCTAATTTAAATTATGTATTATTTCTTTTAATATCCACAGTTTCTATTGTTGCAGGTACAATGTTTTTATTGTGGTTAGGTGAAATGATTACTGAAAAAGGTATTGGTAATGGAATTTCTGTATTGATTTTTGCAGGTATTGTATCTAGATTCCCTCAATATATAGCTAGTGGTTTAGTAGGAAGATTAAGTGTATTTGAGTGGGTTATTTTAATAATCGTAGCAATAGCAGTAGTTGTAGGTACTATTTATTTACAAACATCTGAAAGAAGGATTAATGTTCAATATGCAAAAAGAGTTGTTGGAAACAAAATATATGGTGGGGCATCAACATATATACCAATAAAAGTTAATGGTGGAGGAGTTTTACCAATCATCTTTGCATCAGCAATTATGACTTTACCCTCAATGCTAGGATCTGTTACAGGTGCAGAGTGGGTAAATAGATGGTTTGGATATGGAACTCCTATTTATTTAATATTATATTCATTGTTAATTTTCTTCTTTGCATATTTCTATAATTCAGTAGTAATTGATCCAAATGATATTTCAGAAAATATTAAAAAATATGGTGGATTTATTCCTGGTATTAGACCTGGGAAACCAACAGCTGAATATATTACAAAAACTATGATGAGAGTTACATTTATTGGTGCAATATTCTTGGTAGTTATTTCATTATTACCATATATTATTAGAAGTGCATCAGGTGTAAATATTTGGATAGGTGGTACTTCAGCTCTTATTGCTGTTGGTGTATCATTAGATATTATGCAACAAATTGAAGCTCATATGATAACAAGACAATATGAAGGATTTATGAAAAAAGGTAAACTCCGCGGGAGGAGATAA
- the rplO gene encoding 50S ribosomal protein L15, translating to MSFKISDLKPTEGSRKVAKRTGRGWSSGLGKTSGKGHKGQKARGKGKVRPSFEGGQTPLFRRIPKYGFTNAPFKKDYAEVNISVLESRFDANEEITPEKLLEKKIIRKIKDGVKVLGNGELTKPLKVKAHAFSKKAQEKIESAGGSVEVIQ from the coding sequence ATGTCTTTTAAAATATCAGACTTAAAACCCACCGAAGGATCAAGAAAGGTAGCAAAAAGAACAGGAAGAGGTTGGAGTTCTGGGTTAGGTAAAACAAGCGGTAAGGGTCATAAAGGTCAAAAAGCTAGAGGTAAAGGTAAAGTAAGACCAAGTTTTGAAGGTGGTCAAACACCATTATTTAGAAGAATTCCTAAATATGGTTTTACAAACGCTCCTTTTAAGAAGGATTATGCAGAAGTTAATATTTCTGTTTTAGAAAGCAGATTTGATGCAAATGAAGAAATAACACCTGAAAAATTATTAGAAAAGAAAATAATTAGAAAAATAAAAGATGGTGTAAAAGTATTAGGAAACGGTGAATTAACAAAACCATTAAAAGTTAAGGCACATGCATTTAGTAAAAAAGCACAAGAAAAAATAGAATCAGCCGGCGGAAGTGTCGAGGTGATTCAATAA
- the rpmD gene encoding 50S ribosomal protein L30, which translates to MAKLKIKLVRGRAGKHYRQLATLDALGLRKPNQEVIKEDRPEIRGMITKVQHLVKVEEIEE; encoded by the coding sequence ATGGCTAAATTAAAAATTAAACTTGTAAGAGGAAGAGCGGGAAAACATTATAGACAACTCGCCACCTTAGATGCCTTAGGGTTAAGAAAACCAAACCAAGAAGTAATAAAAGAAGATAGACCTGAAATAAGAGGTATGATAACAAAGGTACAACACCTTGTAAAAGTTGAAGAAATTGAAGAATGA
- the rpsE gene encoding 30S ribosomal protein S5 yields MALDKNLMASAAAEEFEERIIEIRRVTKVTTGGKNISFRVVAVVGNKNGKVGVGSGNAREVPQAIRKAIQDAKKNIIEVPIKNGTIPHEVLGRQDASKVLLKPAGPGTGIIASAAVRAVVELAGVHNILSKALGSTTAINLSKATLNGLKELKSPKEYADLRDLSVAKVFQGAHKEG; encoded by the coding sequence ATGGCCTTAGATAAGAATTTAATGGCTTCAGCAGCTGCTGAAGAATTTGAAGAAAGAATAATTGAAATTAGAAGAGTTACTAAGGTTACAACAGGTGGAAAAAATATTTCATTTAGAGTTGTAGCTGTAGTAGGAAATAAAAATGGAAAAGTTGGTGTTGGAAGCGGAAACGCAAGAGAAGTTCCTCAAGCAATCAGAAAAGCTATCCAAGATGCAAAGAAAAATATAATAGAGGTTCCAATAAAAAATGGTACAATCCCTCATGAAGTATTAGGAAGACAAGATGCATCAAAAGTTCTTTTAAAACCAGCTGGACCTGGTACTGGTATTATTGCTTCTGCTGCAGTTCGTGCTGTAGTTGAATTAGCAGGAGTTCATAATATTCTTTCAAAAGCTTTAGGATCAACAACAGCTATAAACTTATCTAAAGCTACTTTGAATGGATTAAAAGAATTAAAATCTCCAAAAGAATATGCAGATCTCAGAGACTTGAGTGTTGCTAAGGTATTCCAAGGAGCCCATAAGGAGGGATAA